Proteins from a genomic interval of Oceanispirochaeta crateris:
- the zupT gene encoding zinc transporter ZupT yields METENLIFALGLTVFAGLATGIGSLMSFFSKEFNPKFLAGSLGFSAGVMIYVSLIEIFVKARAALEAFYGIRQGYIITTLSFFAGVAVIAVIDKLIPSYENPHEISHLSLDIPEKASNDKKLMRMGLFSALAIGIHNFPEGLATFMAGLSDPTLGVSIAVAIAIHNIPEGIAVSAPIYYATKSKSKAFWLSFVSGLAEPVGALIGFFLLRNVFNDATFGIIFASVAGIMVYISLDELLPTAEEYGEHHIAIGGLIAGMAVMAISLLLFV; encoded by the coding sequence ATGGAAACCGAAAATCTCATTTTTGCTTTAGGCCTTACCGTCTTTGCCGGTCTAGCTACGGGTATCGGCAGTCTTATGTCTTTTTTTTCTAAGGAATTTAATCCTAAATTTTTAGCTGGATCACTGGGGTTTTCTGCCGGGGTTATGATCTATGTTTCTCTGATTGAGATTTTTGTCAAAGCAAGAGCTGCACTAGAAGCCTTTTATGGCATCAGACAAGGTTATATTATAACGACTCTGTCTTTCTTTGCAGGTGTTGCTGTGATTGCTGTCATCGATAAGCTCATTCCGTCATATGAAAATCCTCATGAAATCAGTCATTTGAGTCTGGATATTCCAGAGAAAGCCTCCAATGATAAGAAGTTGATGCGGATGGGTCTTTTTTCTGCATTGGCCATTGGAATACATAACTTTCCTGAGGGTCTCGCCACTTTCATGGCGGGTCTTTCCGATCCTACTTTGGGAGTGAGTATTGCTGTTGCCATTGCCATTCACAATATTCCTGAGGGTATTGCCGTTTCTGCTCCCATCTATTATGCGACAAAGAGTAAAAGTAAGGCCTTCTGGTTATCCTTTGTTTCAGGGTTGGCAGAACCTGTAGGAGCATTGATAGGTTTCTTCCTTTTAAGAAATGTGTTTAATGATGCGACCTTCGGAATCATATTTGCTAGTGTCGCCGGTATTATGGTGTATATTTCTCTCGATGAACTGTTGCCCACAGCAGAAGAGTATGGTGAACATCATATTGCCATTGGAGGGCTGATTGCCGGCATGGCTGTGATGGCAATCAGCCTGCTTTTGTTTGTAT
- the fabV gene encoding enoyl-ACP reductase FabV has translation MIIEPKIIKSVCLTAHPEGCEKEVEHQIQYVKNMGALKMPKRILVVGCSTGFGLASRITAAFGGGAETLGVSFEKGPSVKRTASPGWYNNRAFDQFSAKDGLKSYTIDGDAFSDSVKTQAIDWIRENWGQVDLLVYSLASPVRVDPETGETYRSVLKPIGKSYTAQSVDFMNQTVSEVTIGPADEEEIAPTVKVMGGEDWKRWISQFQSAGILAEGFRTVSYSYIGPKVTYPVYREGTIGKAKENLENSASELNNMLKDLHGQAFVSVNKALVTRASSVIPVVPLYMALLFKIMKEKGIHEGCIEQIYRLFQDRLIPGKDVPVDEKGRIRIDDLEMREDVQKAVSDLWDQVTTENVSDLSDIDGFREDYLKLHGFSVDGIDYDKEVDLTAYLN, from the coding sequence ATGATAATAGAACCTAAAATAATAAAAAGTGTCTGTCTTACGGCTCATCCAGAGGGCTGTGAAAAAGAAGTAGAACACCAGATTCAATATGTAAAAAATATGGGCGCTTTAAAAATGCCTAAGAGAATCCTCGTTGTGGGTTGCTCTACTGGTTTTGGCTTGGCATCCCGTATCACAGCTGCCTTTGGTGGTGGTGCTGAGACATTGGGTGTTTCCTTTGAAAAAGGTCCATCGGTTAAGCGGACAGCCAGCCCCGGTTGGTATAATAATAGAGCCTTTGATCAATTTTCAGCCAAAGACGGGCTTAAATCTTATACGATTGACGGGGATGCCTTTTCTGACTCCGTCAAGACTCAGGCCATTGACTGGATCAGGGAGAATTGGGGTCAGGTCGATCTCCTTGTTTACTCCCTGGCATCACCGGTGAGAGTCGATCCGGAAACAGGGGAAACATACCGATCTGTTTTGAAACCCATTGGAAAATCCTATACAGCTCAGTCTGTAGATTTTATGAATCAGACCGTCAGTGAGGTTACCATTGGTCCTGCTGATGAGGAAGAAATAGCCCCGACGGTTAAAGTAATGGGCGGTGAGGACTGGAAACGCTGGATCAGTCAGTTTCAGTCAGCTGGTATTCTGGCTGAAGGATTTAGAACTGTCTCCTATTCCTACATAGGTCCGAAAGTAACCTACCCTGTCTATAGGGAAGGAACGATCGGGAAGGCCAAGGAGAATCTTGAAAATAGCGCTTCAGAACTCAACAATATGCTGAAAGATTTACATGGACAGGCTTTTGTCTCTGTCAACAAGGCTCTTGTCACACGAGCCAGTTCTGTCATACCAGTTGTTCCCCTCTATATGGCCTTGCTCTTTAAAATTATGAAAGAGAAAGGAATCCATGAAGGATGCATTGAGCAGATTTATCGTCTTTTTCAGGATCGTTTGATTCCGGGGAAAGATGTCCCAGTGGATGAGAAGGGACGTATTCGGATTGACGATTTGGAAATGCGTGAAGATGTGCAGAAGGCGGTCTCAGATTTATGGGACCAAGTCACGACTGAAAATGTATCCGATTTATCGGATATCGATGGTTTCCGTGAAGACTATCTCAAGCTTCACGGATTCAGTGTAGACGGCATTGACTATGATAAGGAGGTAGATCTTACAGCATATTTAAATTAG
- the fabZ gene encoding 3-hydroxyacyl-ACP dehydratase FabZ, with protein sequence MNEMEQLLPHRAPFLFVDRLENVSEEGVVGYRKYTLDDFFFKGHFPEYPVVPGVLLVEAMAQCGGAGLKKLRNEEGLFFLASIEKAKFRRQVVPGDEVRMEIVNERISGMMIKQRGKAFVGDEMAAEASWMCIMKTPEAN encoded by the coding sequence ATGAACGAAATGGAACAATTACTCCCTCACCGCGCGCCTTTTCTCTTTGTAGACCGCTTGGAAAATGTTTCAGAAGAAGGGGTTGTAGGCTATAGAAAATACACCCTGGATGACTTCTTCTTTAAGGGGCATTTTCCAGAATATCCGGTAGTACCGGGCGTCCTTCTGGTGGAGGCCATGGCTCAGTGTGGTGGAGCGGGTCTTAAGAAATTACGGAATGAAGAGGGCCTCTTTTTTCTGGCCTCCATTGAAAAAGCCAAGTTCCGCCGTCAGGTTGTTCCCGGTGATGAGGTCCGTATGGAGATTGTGAATGAGAGAATCAGCGGTATGATGATCAAACAGAGAGGCAAAGCCTTCGTCGGAGACGAAATGGCTGCAGAAGCCTCCTGGATGTGCATCATGAAAACCCCTGAAGCAAATTAA
- the fabF gene encoding beta-ketoacyl-ACP synthase II, producing the protein MKRRVVVTGMGTVNPAGNDIAAFWNSLKEGKTGIGANTKFDSELFASRVTGEVKDFDSTLYVDRKELRKMADFTVYAVASAVQAARDARFEEGSFDPQRVGVCLGNGIGGFEVIEENMMQLFKRGPSGIAPMTIPKMISNEGPANVAIKLGLHGPCSTVSTACASATDAIGQSLDLIRSGRVDCMFTGGMEAAITPFSIGGFSRIQALSTKYNDTPEVACRPFDKDRDGFIMGEGAGVLLLEELEHAIKRKAPIYAELVGYGATCDAGHLTSPDPEGLGAAASMSLALEDAGMTPGDIDYINAHGTSTPTNDPIETKAIKLAFGEYAYKLKVTSTKAITAHMVGGAGGVEAIVAVLAIQNQFVPGTLTLKNPEEGCDLDYVPGVGVDAEVKAVLSDSLGFGGHNASIIFKKYED; encoded by the coding sequence ATGAAAAGACGTGTTGTAGTCACAGGGATGGGAACAGTTAATCCCGCAGGGAATGATATTGCCGCCTTCTGGAATTCTCTGAAAGAAGGGAAGACCGGAATTGGAGCCAATACAAAATTTGATAGTGAACTGTTCGCTTCCAGGGTCACAGGAGAGGTCAAGGATTTTGATTCAACTCTCTATGTCGATCGTAAAGAACTCAGAAAAATGGCGGACTTCACAGTTTATGCTGTCGCCTCTGCTGTTCAGGCTGCGCGGGATGCGCGTTTTGAAGAGGGCAGTTTTGATCCACAACGGGTGGGGGTTTGTCTGGGAAATGGTATCGGAGGCTTTGAAGTCATCGAAGAAAATATGATGCAGCTCTTTAAGCGAGGTCCATCGGGGATTGCCCCCATGACCATTCCCAAGATGATTAGCAATGAAGGTCCGGCCAATGTCGCTATTAAGCTGGGACTCCACGGTCCCTGCTCCACCGTTTCCACGGCCTGTGCCAGTGCCACTGATGCCATTGGGCAGTCCCTGGATCTGATCAGGAGTGGACGAGTAGATTGTATGTTCACCGGAGGCATGGAAGCCGCGATTACTCCCTTCAGCATCGGAGGATTTTCAAGAATCCAGGCTCTCTCTACCAAATATAATGATACTCCCGAAGTAGCTTGTCGTCCCTTTGACAAAGACCGTGACGGATTTATCATGGGTGAAGGCGCAGGAGTTCTTTTGTTGGAAGAGTTGGAACATGCCATAAAGAGGAAAGCTCCCATCTATGCCGAACTGGTAGGCTACGGTGCCACATGTGATGCCGGTCATTTGACCTCTCCCGATCCGGAAGGATTGGGCGCCGCGGCTTCTATGAGCCTTGCTCTGGAAGATGCCGGAATGACCCCCGGAGATATTGATTATATCAATGCCCATGGAACATCCACCCCGACAAATGATCCCATTGAAACCAAGGCCATTAAATTAGCCTTTGGTGAATATGCTTACAAATTGAAAGTAACATCCACCAAGGCCATCACGGCTCATATGGTGGGAGGAGCTGGTGGTGTCGAAGCTATTGTTGCTGTTCTGGCCATACAAAACCAGTTTGTACCCGGTACCCTGACTCTCAAAAACCCCGAGGAAGGCTGTGACTTGGATTATGTCCCGGGAGTGGGAGTGGACGCAGAAGTGAAGGCCGTACTCAGTGATTCTTTGGGATTCGGCGGACACAATGCGTCGATCATATTCAAAAAGTACGAGGATTAA
- the fabG gene encoding 3-oxoacyl-[acyl-carrier-protein] reductase yields MKGKTVLVTGGSRGIGKEIVKLFLENEAKVHFISTSPSPYMDELQSLAEQKGTSLTWYQGDVSNEEQMTAIVEPLAKEGLDVVVNNAGITKDGLIFRMTMEQWDQVMKVNLTSAFLVSRIAASQMIRKRKGCIINMSSVVGVMGNAGQCNYAASKAGMIGLTKSLAKEVASRGVRVNAIAPGFIDTDMTKNLSDKIMDEMKKQIPLGRTGSGREIAEAVLFLSSDKASYITGQVLNVDGGMVM; encoded by the coding sequence ATGAAAGGTAAAACAGTACTGGTCACCGGCGGCTCCCGGGGAATTGGAAAAGAGATCGTGAAATTATTTCTTGAAAATGAGGCAAAGGTTCATTTCATAAGCACAAGTCCCAGTCCGTATATGGATGAGCTCCAGAGTCTGGCAGAACAAAAAGGCACATCTTTGACCTGGTATCAGGGAGATGTGTCCAATGAAGAGCAGATGACCGCCATTGTAGAACCTCTAGCGAAAGAGGGCTTGGACGTTGTTGTTAATAATGCGGGGATTACTAAAGATGGATTGATATTCCGGATGACCATGGAGCAGTGGGATCAAGTTATGAAAGTCAATCTTACAAGTGCCTTTCTTGTATCAAGAATTGCCGCCTCTCAGATGATTCGTAAAAGAAAGGGCTGCATCATCAATATGAGTAGTGTTGTGGGTGTCATGGGGAATGCTGGACAATGTAATTATGCAGCTTCTAAAGCCGGAATGATCGGTTTGACCAAGAGTCTGGCTAAAGAAGTGGCTTCCCGGGGAGTCCGGGTCAATGCTATTGCCCCCGGCTTTATCGATACCGACATGACTAAAAATTTGAGTGATAAGATCATGGATGAAATGAAAAAGCAGATACCTCTGGGGCGCACTGGTTCAGGTCGCGAGATAGCCGAAGCCGTTCTGTTTCTATCTTCTGATAAAGCGTCCTACATTACGGGTCAGGTCCTGAATGTAGACGGTGGAATGGTCATGTAA
- a CDS encoding ACP S-malonyltransferase, whose amino-acid sequence MVDNKVAFLFSGQGAQFPGMGKDLWESYGCVKELFVLASDICSMDMKSLLFEGSIEDLKETQNTQIAVTLVNLSVLRALKEEGIRSSCSAGFSLGEFSAMTDAGILAESDVFSLVSKRGEIMSSSANKVVKRFGEVGMGAVVGLDFETVQKVLKDSQVSDVYAANNNSPVQVVISGTAAGIAGVQDVLKAAGARRIIPLKVSGPFHTPLLNSGKEELADFLGTLTFANPVKDFYSNVTGTLVSTGEEARELSIQQMVSPVQWLVIEKNIGSSGIMRLAEAGPGTVLTGLWKKSGMGQDIFSCGTLEGLNRLLGSINHSENEEG is encoded by the coding sequence ATGGTAGACAACAAGGTAGCCTTTTTGTTTTCTGGACAGGGGGCTCAGTTTCCCGGTATGGGAAAAGATCTCTGGGAGTCCTATGGCTGTGTGAAAGAGCTGTTTGTTCTGGCTTCTGATATCTGCAGTATGGACATGAAATCACTCTTATTTGAGGGATCGATTGAAGATCTTAAGGAGACTCAGAATACACAGATTGCTGTGACACTTGTAAACCTGTCAGTTCTCAGAGCTCTGAAAGAAGAGGGTATCAGATCATCCTGCTCTGCCGGTTTCAGTTTGGGAGAATTTTCCGCGATGACTGACGCAGGTATATTGGCCGAGTCTGATGTCTTTTCCCTCGTTTCCAAAAGAGGCGAAATTATGTCTTCCTCTGCCAATAAGGTGGTAAAACGATTTGGTGAAGTAGGCATGGGCGCCGTTGTGGGCCTGGATTTTGAAACGGTCCAGAAGGTTCTGAAGGATAGCCAGGTTTCAGATGTGTATGCGGCAAACAATAACAGTCCCGTTCAGGTTGTCATCTCCGGTACGGCTGCGGGCATCGCAGGAGTTCAGGATGTCTTGAAGGCCGCTGGAGCCAGAAGGATCATACCCCTAAAAGTTTCAGGACCCTTTCATACTCCCTTGCTGAACAGCGGTAAAGAAGAACTGGCCGACTTTCTGGGAACCCTGACATTTGCTAATCCGGTAAAAGATTTCTATTCCAATGTGACAGGAACTCTTGTTTCTACGGGAGAAGAAGCACGGGAGTTGAGTATTCAGCAGATGGTCAGCCCTGTACAGTGGCTGGTCATAGAAAAAAATATTGGTTCGTCAGGAATCATGCGCCTAGCAGAAGCCGGTCCAGGAACTGTCCTTACAGGTCTCTGGAAAAAATCCGGCATGGGGCAGGATATCTTTTCCTGCGGTACTCTTGAGGGCTTGAATCGTCTTCTTGGAAGCATAAATCATTCGGAAAATGAAGAGGGATAA
- a CDS encoding beta-ketoacyl-ACP synthase III — MTTTVRNGIITGLGKALPRRKVSNDDLSNWVDTSDEWIRSHTGIESRYLASEGESCSTLGIEAARQALERSGVHKNDIGMVIVATSTPDYKAFPSTACLIQEALDIPGAGAFDLAAACSGFSYAIETARSFIHAGTCDHIIVVGAEVLSSIVNWKDRNTCVLFGDGAGAVVISVSDEEGRGIQFSRLLSEGSGWDALIVKTGGSKNPLTPEIMADLKNPQDLYIAMDGRRVYEFAVRVICQTITDLLERAGIDKEELDWIVPHQANLRIIQAASKRLKIPMEKFFINLQNYGNTSAATVPLALSDMADQGLLKTNHKIVSVGFGAGLSYGGNYLVW, encoded by the coding sequence ATGACAACGACTGTCCGTAATGGAATTATCACCGGCTTGGGAAAAGCTCTGCCCCGCCGTAAGGTCAGCAATGACGACTTGTCCAACTGGGTGGATACATCAGATGAGTGGATTAGGTCTCATACGGGGATTGAATCCCGGTATCTTGCGTCTGAAGGCGAGAGCTGTTCGACCCTGGGAATTGAAGCGGCCCGACAGGCGTTGGAACGTTCTGGAGTTCATAAAAATGATATTGGCATGGTGATCGTCGCAACTTCAACACCAGATTACAAGGCTTTCCCTTCCACGGCCTGCCTGATTCAGGAAGCTCTGGATATTCCCGGAGCCGGGGCTTTTGACCTGGCTGCCGCATGCAGCGGTTTTTCCTATGCCATAGAGACGGCCCGCAGTTTTATCCATGCCGGGACCTGCGACCATATCATAGTTGTCGGAGCAGAAGTCCTCTCATCTATTGTAAACTGGAAAGATAGAAACACTTGCGTTCTCTTTGGAGATGGTGCAGGAGCTGTCGTCATTTCCGTCTCGGATGAAGAGGGGCGGGGTATCCAATTTTCCAGGCTCCTCTCAGAAGGAAGCGGCTGGGATGCCCTCATTGTTAAAACAGGTGGTTCCAAGAATCCTCTCACTCCCGAAATTATGGCAGACTTGAAGAATCCTCAAGACCTCTATATTGCCATGGATGGCAGACGGGTTTATGAGTTTGCAGTCCGTGTCATCTGCCAGACAATTACCGACCTTCTTGAACGAGCCGGTATTGATAAGGAGGAACTGGATTGGATTGTTCCTCATCAAGCCAATTTAAGAATTATTCAGGCTGCTTCAAAACGCCTTAAAATCCCTATGGAAAAATTCTTTATTAACCTTCAGAATTATGGAAATACATCGGCAGCTACTGTTCCACTGGCTCTCTCAGATATGGCGGATCAGGGATTGTTAAAGACAAATCATAAGATAGTCAGTGTCGGTTTTGGAGCCGGCCTGTCTTATGGAGGAAACTATTTAGTATGGTAG
- the bcp gene encoding thioredoxin-dependent thiol peroxidase: MLQIGDQAENFTLMNDLGEEVSLSDFKGKKVVIYFYPKDNTPGCTTEACSFRDEYSRFLDSNAVILGISKDSVKSHVSFKSKYDLPFFLLSDPEAIVIKQFGAWGEKKSYGKVYEGIIRSTFILDEEGRVLHTFSKVKTKDHALAVLEEIAKF; encoded by the coding sequence ATGCTCCAAATAGGTGATCAGGCCGAAAACTTCACGCTCATGAATGACTTGGGAGAGGAAGTCAGCCTCTCCGATTTCAAGGGAAAAAAAGTAGTCATTTACTTCTATCCAAAAGACAACACCCCAGGGTGCACGACAGAAGCCTGCAGTTTCAGAGATGAATACAGCCGGTTTTTAGACAGCAATGCTGTGATTTTAGGAATCAGCAAAGACTCTGTAAAAAGTCATGTTTCTTTCAAGTCAAAGTATGACCTTCCATTTTTTCTACTCAGTGATCCCGAAGCCATTGTGATCAAACAATTCGGAGCCTGGGGCGAGAAGAAGAGCTATGGAAAAGTCTATGAGGGAATCATTCGTTCCACATTCATCTTAGACGAAGAAGGCAGAGTACTTCATACATTTTCTAAAGTAAAAACAAAGGATCATGCCCTGGCAGTGTTGGAAGAAATAGCAAAGTTTTAA
- a CDS encoding DMT family transporter: protein MIIFIMMLGMVAAGSAVIFVKLGSLNPVILASYRLLLSSILLFPWFLNDLRANKESFRLKQIVPSLLPGVFLAFHFVLWITGARLIPGAHASLITTMSLVFMPFFMFFMIKEKITKWEILGSLAAITGASFLTFKDSRYAMEYLKGDLLCFLSMIFITVYLALARRHRNNTRLWFYMVPLYATGGLVCLLIGLASGASLIPRSPGDWQSIVGLALICTVGGHSINNFGMRKLRGQLVSLLNLTQILFSSLLSYLIFNEIPPAYFYPAALLILTGPLIVILSAKPGIKTQEK from the coding sequence TTGATAATATTCATCATGATGCTGGGAATGGTCGCAGCTGGGTCTGCGGTAATATTTGTCAAACTCGGTTCCTTAAATCCTGTGATCCTAGCCTCATACAGACTCCTATTGTCTTCAATCCTTCTATTCCCCTGGTTTTTAAACGACTTGAGGGCAAACAAAGAGTCCTTCAGGCTCAAACAAATTGTCCCTTCTCTTCTGCCTGGTGTATTCCTGGCCTTCCACTTTGTATTATGGATCACCGGAGCTCGATTGATTCCCGGAGCTCATGCCTCACTGATTACAACCATGAGCCTTGTTTTCATGCCTTTTTTCATGTTTTTCATGATCAAGGAAAAAATTACAAAATGGGAAATACTGGGGAGTCTGGCAGCGATTACAGGTGCCTCGTTTCTTACCTTTAAAGACAGCCGGTATGCAATGGAATATTTAAAGGGTGATCTGTTGTGTTTTCTCAGCATGATATTCATCACAGTCTATCTGGCTTTAGCCAGGCGCCATAGAAATAACACAAGATTGTGGTTCTACATGGTCCCTCTATACGCAACAGGAGGCCTTGTCTGCCTGCTCATAGGATTAGCCTCAGGAGCGAGCCTCATCCCCCGGAGTCCGGGGGACTGGCAATCCATTGTCGGCCTGGCTCTTATATGTACTGTCGGAGGGCATTCTATTAATAACTTTGGGATGAGAAAACTCAGGGGTCAGTTGGTATCTCTCTTGAATCTGACTCAGATTCTTTTTTCTTCCCTCTTGTCGTACCTGATCTTCAATGAAATTCCTCCTGCATATTTTTATCCAGCAGCCCTTTTGATTCTGACAGGTCCACTGATTGTCATCCTGTCTGCAAAACCAGGAATAAAGACCCAAGAAAAGTGA
- a CDS encoding coiled-coil domain-containing protein: MSDIENKIEELRQQVDENLANRDSVCKNLGLFLMNGEGDENEEGLMLEYRNAALEINSRISLMDHQINEITEIEQTLNSFKEKDQSLKNRKKEAQENLSLLQETLGEELFHLVNTYDLDVPWKKAFEPLIKNITKIRDNETELYQAESQIVDKSLFKGLILKSKLSVLKGKKKTMENSQSKLYQKCFNDALLMGAGKGEDGDKDVELLTPWFRADKEWQSVLEEEQNLEEEKLRNKDRLKELCGGRGPGKRIEFLKKEQLLEEERLGDALKKWGESVTGDTPEALKSLPEVQKAIGEIDALTEDAIELNLNIEKWEARKDIEKLNKDQEYMNSRIESLEEEIQARRQEIKVLKKEITNAAKEIEKKRLFTGEANSEDN, translated from the coding sequence ATGTCCGATATAGAGAACAAAATTGAAGAACTCCGTCAGCAAGTCGACGAAAACCTGGCCAACAGGGACTCGGTTTGTAAAAATCTGGGACTTTTTCTAATGAATGGAGAGGGAGATGAGAATGAAGAGGGGCTGATGCTTGAGTACCGGAATGCGGCTCTTGAAATCAATAGCCGAATCTCTCTCATGGATCATCAAATTAATGAAATCACAGAGATTGAACAGACCTTGAATAGTTTCAAAGAGAAGGATCAGTCTCTCAAAAATAGGAAAAAAGAGGCTCAGGAAAATTTGAGTCTCCTTCAGGAAACTCTGGGAGAAGAGTTGTTTCATCTAGTCAATACTTACGATCTGGATGTTCCCTGGAAAAAGGCTTTTGAACCCCTCATCAAAAATATTACAAAGATCCGGGATAATGAAACAGAATTGTACCAGGCAGAATCTCAGATCGTGGATAAAAGTCTTTTTAAGGGACTGATTCTTAAAAGTAAATTGTCTGTTCTGAAAGGGAAAAAAAAGACAATGGAGAACTCCCAGAGCAAACTGTATCAGAAGTGTTTTAATGATGCATTGCTCATGGGAGCAGGGAAAGGGGAGGACGGCGATAAGGATGTCGAACTACTGACACCCTGGTTCCGTGCTGATAAGGAGTGGCAGTCTGTCTTAGAAGAAGAGCAGAATTTGGAAGAAGAAAAGCTCCGGAATAAGGATCGTTTAAAGGAACTCTGCGGAGGTAGAGGTCCCGGTAAAAGAATAGAGTTTTTGAAAAAGGAGCAGCTTCTGGAAGAGGAACGCCTCGGGGACGCTCTGAAGAAATGGGGAGAATCGGTTACGGGAGATACCCCAGAAGCTCTCAAGTCTCTGCCTGAGGTTCAAAAAGCGATTGGCGAGATCGATGCTTTGACAGAAGATGCCATAGAGCTGAATCTGAACATAGAAAAATGGGAAGCCAGAAAAGATATAGAAAAGTTGAATAAGGATCAGGAGTATATGAACTCCAGGATCGAGTCTCTGGAAGAGGAAATCCAGGCCCGTCGTCAGGAGATCAAGGTTCTTAAAAAAGAGATCACCAACGCCGCAAAAGAAATCGAGAAGAAGAGGCTGTTCACGGGAGAAGCAAATTCCGAGGACAACTAA
- a CDS encoding OmpA family protein has product MRGIVIFSFIFSFSILALSAEDFRFTQNEGMEYRIVSEVQESVWFDTELLGQSSILNRIGVKVVESDGDGALLDVSYGISEKSLDSGLYIYNSDEMRQFYRSHRGVYGPIPLDEYLPSVRNIPTFPEREIEPGESWSEMAEEIHDLKHFFSLDYRLHIPFRVFYTYAGKDEYEGRSVDVIHINYHFLQGLDLYSLPVSVIPEDGVDLPEYVSGDFKQVYLWDPEAGIPAAVEEEFQIVYKMLSGVRYTFKGSASGKVVEADQWKKEDVRNQIEEAVVEMEDVSVSISDDGVVLSLEDIHFKPDSAEFLPGEVEKLMQLKDILLQFPDHDLLITGHTARVGLSPDMGQGLSEDRAGAVASFLLSQEVRRDSQMVVQGMGSREPLGDNSTEEGRRKNRRVEITILDN; this is encoded by the coding sequence ATGCGAGGAATAGTAATCTTTAGTTTTATTTTCTCCTTCTCCATCCTGGCCCTTTCGGCAGAGGATTTTCGGTTTACCCAAAATGAGGGTATGGAGTATCGTATTGTTTCTGAAGTTCAGGAATCAGTTTGGTTCGACACAGAGTTGCTAGGACAAAGTTCTATCCTCAATAGGATAGGTGTGAAAGTTGTCGAGTCAGATGGGGACGGTGCTCTTTTAGATGTCTCCTATGGGATCTCTGAGAAATCTTTAGATTCAGGATTGTACATATATAACAGCGATGAGATGCGTCAGTTTTACAGGAGTCATAGAGGGGTATACGGTCCAATCCCTCTGGATGAATATCTACCTTCTGTTCGCAATATTCCTACCTTTCCGGAAAGAGAGATAGAACCGGGTGAGTCCTGGTCCGAAATGGCAGAGGAAATCCATGACCTGAAACACTTCTTTTCTCTGGATTACAGGCTGCATATTCCTTTTCGCGTTTTCTATACCTATGCCGGTAAAGATGAGTATGAAGGCAGATCGGTGGACGTCATCCATATCAATTATCATTTTCTCCAGGGCTTGGATCTTTATTCACTTCCTGTTTCGGTCATTCCGGAGGATGGAGTTGATTTACCCGAATATGTGAGTGGTGACTTTAAGCAGGTTTACCTTTGGGATCCGGAGGCTGGAATTCCGGCTGCTGTGGAAGAGGAGTTTCAGATCGTTTACAAGATGCTGTCCGGCGTTAGATATACGTTTAAGGGAAGTGCCTCGGGAAAAGTTGTAGAAGCAGACCAATGGAAAAAAGAGGATGTGCGGAATCAAATTGAGGAGGCTGTTGTTGAAATGGAAGATGTTTCTGTTTCCATAAGCGATGATGGGGTTGTCCTTTCCTTGGAGGACATTCATTTCAAGCCGGATTCTGCAGAATTCCTCCCGGGTGAAGTAGAGAAACTGATGCAGTTAAAGGATATTCTCCTCCAATTTCCAGATCATGATTTACTGATCACAGGCCATACAGCCCGTGTGGGACTTTCGCCAGATATGGGACAGGGCCTGTCTGAAGACCGGGCTGGAGCTGTGGCGTCCTTCCTTCTGAGTCAAGAGGTTAGAAGAGACTCGCAGATGGTCGTTCAGGGTATGGGTTCCCGGGAGCCTCTGGGTGATAACTCAACAGAAGAGGGACGAAGAAAAAATAGACGAGTAGAGATAACAATTCTTGATAATTGA
- a CDS encoding DbpA RNA binding domain-containing protein — translation MGKPDNFNSDDLKPVIERLIDQVKNQEDPDVLKSYKKAFKKQVPFALRSWVTAYMLKEMGQKRKGSSRSIADGTSLFVSIGRNRKVFPKDLVHLFVNTGKVERENIGDIKILDNYSFITISQAAAANAIDNLDGIDYRGRKLTVNLAKKKTVS, via the coding sequence ATGGGTAAACCGGACAATTTTAACAGTGATGATCTAAAGCCTGTTATTGAAAGACTGATAGATCAGGTCAAAAATCAGGAAGATCCTGATGTCCTGAAATCATACAAAAAGGCTTTCAAGAAACAGGTTCCCTTTGCACTCAGGTCATGGGTGACTGCGTATATGCTTAAAGAAATGGGTCAAAAACGTAAAGGATCCAGCAGATCAATTGCTGACGGAACGTCTCTCTTTGTGAGTATAGGGCGTAACCGTAAAGTCTTTCCAAAGGATTTGGTACACCTCTTCGTGAACACCGGAAAGGTAGAACGAGAGAATATCGGTGATATCAAAATTTTAGACAACTATTCTTTTATAACTATCAGCCAAGCCGCAGCTGCCAATGCCATCGATAATTTGGATGGTATTGACTATAGAGGCAGAAAATTGACTGTGAATCTAGCCAAGAAGAAAACTGTCAGTTAG